A region from the Buchnera aphidicola (Microlophium carnosum) genome encodes:
- the leuC gene encoding 3-isopropylmalate dehydratase large subunit has translation MKKTLYDKIYDSHIIYKEKNNTALLYIDLHLLHEVTSPQAFDSLREKNRKVRQPKKTFATMDHNVSTKSKDINASGSMAKIQMEQLKKNCSQFNISLYDINNPNQGIVHVISPEQGMTLPGMTIVCGDSHTSTHGAFGALAFGIGTSEVEHVLATQTLKQQRFKNMKIEITGEIKNFITAKDVILFIIGKLGSSGGAGYVIEFCGNVVKRMNMEERMTICNMAIEMGAKSGLIEPDEITYTYLKNKIYSPSNLFWGQSLNFWKTLKSDKDAFFDKTFNINVSEISPQVTWGTNPDQVISIDEKIPDFNSFNDSIKKDLAKSACRYMGLKTGMFLTDVTIDKVFIGSCTNGRIEDLRAASKIIKNKKVSKNVQAIVVPGSGLVKRKAESEGLDKIFINSGFEWRLPGCSMCLGMNKDKLNVGERCASTSNRNFEGRQGRGSRTHLVSPMMAAAAAIYGKFFDIRNLYDSENN, from the coding sequence ATGAAGAAAACACTATATGATAAAATATATGATTCACATATTATTTATAAAGAAAAAAATAATACAGCTCTTTTGTATATAGATTTGCATTTGCTTCATGAAGTTACATCCCCCCAAGCTTTTGATTCATTACGAGAGAAAAACCGTAAGGTTAGACAACCTAAAAAAACTTTTGCCACCATGGATCATAATGTTTCTACGAAGAGTAAAGATATTAATGCATCTGGTTCAATGGCGAAAATACAAATGGAACAATTAAAAAAAAATTGTAGTCAATTTAATATATCTTTATATGATATAAATAATCCCAACCAAGGGATAGTGCATGTTATCAGTCCTGAGCAAGGTATGACCCTACCTGGTATGACGATTGTGTGTGGTGATTCTCACACTTCTACTCATGGTGCATTTGGTGCATTGGCTTTTGGAATTGGTACTTCAGAAGTAGAACATGTTCTTGCGACTCAAACATTAAAACAACAACGTTTTAAAAATATGAAGATAGAAATTACAGGAGAGATAAAAAATTTTATTACTGCAAAAGATGTAATTCTATTTATTATCGGAAAATTAGGATCATCAGGGGGGGCTGGATATGTAATTGAGTTTTGTGGAAATGTAGTAAAGAGAATGAATATGGAAGAAAGAATGACAATTTGTAATATGGCAATTGAAATGGGCGCAAAATCAGGATTAATAGAACCAGATGAAATTACATATACATATTTGAAAAATAAAATATATTCCCCATCTAATTTATTTTGGGGTCAATCATTAAATTTTTGGAAAACCTTAAAATCTGATAAAGATGCTTTTTTTGATAAGACTTTTAATATAAATGTATCAGAAATTTCACCACAAGTTACTTGGGGGACTAATCCAGATCAGGTAATTTCAATCGATGAAAAAATACCTGATTTCAATAGTTTTAATGATTCAATAAAAAAAGATTTAGCAAAATCAGCTTGTAGGTATATGGGATTAAAAACAGGTATGTTTTTAACTGATGTTACTATTGATAAAGTTTTTATTGGTTCTTGTACTAATGGCCGAATAGAAGATTTAAGAGCTGCTTCAAAAATCATAAAAAATAAAAAGGTTTCTAAAAATGTTCAAGCTATTGTTGTTCCTGGATCAGGTTTAGTAAAAAGAAAAGCTGAAAGTGAGGGATTAGATAAGATATTTATTAATTCAGGATTTGAATGGCGTTTACCTGGTTGTTCTATGTGTTTGGGTATGAATAAGGATAAATTAAATGTTGGAGAGCGTTGTGCTTCTACTAGTAATCGGAATTTTGAGGGTCGTCAGGGTAGGGGTAGTCGCACACATTTAGTAAGTCCTATGATGGCTGCAGCAGCTGCGATATATGGGAAATTTTTTGATATTAGAAATTTATATGATAGTGAGAACAATTAA
- the leuD gene encoding 3-isopropylmalate dehydratase small subunit, with protein MFKFTGHTGVVVPLDISNIDTDIIIPKQFLKKVNKIGFGKYLFHDWRFLDNKQLVENKQFVLNKKIYQKASILLTRGNFGCGSSREHAVWSLLDYGFKVIIAPSFADIFYNNSFNNKLLLITLGEREINVLFNIVRDNIGINFNISLLEKTISVNQKVFLFEINDFHRLCLLNNLDNIDLTMKHLEAIKDYEDNIPDFLLERRAFSS; from the coding sequence ATGTTTAAATTTACTGGTCATACTGGTGTTGTTGTACCTTTAGATATATCTAATATAGATACAGATATTATTATTCCTAAACAATTTTTAAAAAAGGTAAATAAGATAGGTTTTGGTAAATATTTATTTCATGATTGGCGTTTTCTGGATAATAAACAATTAGTAGAAAATAAACAATTTGTTTTAAATAAAAAAATCTATCAAAAAGCAAGTATTTTATTAACAAGGGGGAATTTTGGTTGTGGATCATCCAGAGAGCATGCTGTTTGGTCTTTATTAGATTATGGATTTAAAGTCATAATTGCACCTAGTTTTGCTGATATTTTTTATAACAATAGTTTTAATAATAAACTTCTTTTAATTACTTTAGGGGAGAGAGAAATTAATGTTCTTTTTAATATTGTTAGAGATAATATAGGTATTAATTTTAATATTAGTTTGCTAGAAAAAACAATTTCAGTAAATCAAAAAGTTTTTTTATTTGAAATAAATGATTTTCATCGGTTGTGTTTATTAAATAATTTAGATAACATTGATTTAACTATGAAACATTTAGAAGCGATAAAAGATTACGAAGATAATATACCTGATTTTCTTTTGGAGAGAAGAGCTTTTAGTTCTTAA